The genomic segment AATGCCTGGCTTGTCACTCGAGGCCAGCTGGATCCTGAGTGTAGTAATAGATGCAGAACCTGCCAAACCTGCCTTCACTGTGTTGTCTCTGGGGGGCTAGGCTACAAGAGCAGTTGGGCCCATAGCTTGTGTTGAGGCTACTGGTGTTCCTAACAGGTGAGAATTGTCAGGCTGCTGTCCATTATGATGCCCAATTGTGGGCTGAGAGGTGATTCCTGGGTCAGAGTGGTTGCAAATTGAGGTCTGTCCAATGGATGACTTTTTAGGTAAATGGATAGAGTCATGGGCCACCAGAGTGCTGCCATGGGTGGTGTGTTATCAGAACCATAAAGCACCGTGTTAAGTGGGAAATGGTTGTCCCTGGACTCAGGGGACGAACAGAAGATGGAAGCCTGAGATGGTGATGTAGTGTCCATGGCTTCACAGTTACAGGCCGAGTTGCAGTTTGCAGAGGGCTTGCCTACTGGAGTGGAGGTGACTCAGAATCCGTAAGGGACAAGCTAGTGGAAACAGCAACACTAGCGAGAAGGGCTGTCTTCTGATCTCCAGGTGGGCTGGTGAAAACTGGAGATTTTGCAGGGCACCTCTGCTTCAAACTGCAATGGCCCTGGGGAAATGAAGGAGCTCCCATTCTGGATTCTTGGGGAGATCTGAAAATAACAGCCTTTGAAAGGGGAGTGGTATCCATGTGGAATACACCAGGACCTGAAGTAAGCTTGGAGGTAGATGTAGATGCATTGGCTACGATGGTAGAAGCAAATGTCTTAGAACTGATGGGCTGGACAATTGAAACAGGGCTATGTGTGGAAGGATTTGGAAGAGGGGCGGGTAGGATAGGAGGGAGGGAATCTACACACATAGGCACTGGGGATTCTGTGTTGCAGGAGGGTGGCTGTAAGGAGGGGGTTGAGGTGTTAGGAAGTGTGGTGATGTCAGAAATAAGATATGTTACAGTAGTGACTGGCTGAAGAGGGCCTTCTTTCTTCACAGGAATTCCACAAATGAGATTGGAACTAAGATGAGGAACAAAACCAGCAGGAACAGCTGGAGAAGATTTAGAAACTATCTGTGCTGTCTCCTGACCAATGTTTGGTGTTAAagatggagggacagagggaattGGGGACTTGGCAGATTGGTCAGCCAAGTCATCAGTAGGAACAGGGACTTGCAAAGTGTGACTCTCCAAAAGCAGAGAGTTAGCAGTCTCTGAGGCAAGTAGGGATAAAGAAGTGGCAGGCTGAGCATCTGAGCAGTCTTCTTTGATCTCTCTTTTGTCTTCCAAGATCTTTTTCCTCTGACGTTTGGTATTCTTCAAGGTGTCCAGGTTTTTGTCAATAGCTATGCAAGGAAACTTAGGAAGTGGGGGCAACTCGCCGTGGCCTCACAACTGGGGCGGTGGCAGTGGCCGAGAATGTGATGTGGATGTTTTCCATTTCCAGGGCCTACTGCTGGCAGATACGGGGGAAAAAGAGCTCCTTGATGAGATGCCTGAAGGCTCATTAGCCTGTATCTCCTTCCTAGATAGGTATGATGTGTCCCCTATAG from the Panthera leo isolate Ple1 chromosome A2 unlocalized genomic scaffold, P.leo_Ple1_pat1.1 chrA2_random_Un_scaffold_41, whole genome shotgun sequence genome contains:
- the LOC122212703 gene encoding nuclear pore-associated protein 1-like; translation: MEPHLDGPTAQEDLLKQLPGPKQKTFSVNTTREPDQYFEVQSPLQILTQGKEYAVDPRDGVAVWNRYPVPLPINPTSTHTNALDHALPASLYIQPKRPYPILQAACTPLGILPLVNWSNSPKKPVLSAHNSMMFGHSRAKRIPPLGRKFTLPHSLSEKVEEAVEPVPSRHLPLSCPYGVEEKVQEDPRKNMEDLVETKGQNGGNRVPHNVGDIPLKSSPLETGGLLSSSQCSPTPLDLHPNPPGDSLRENTQKSMMNCCPEGHVVTSSHGPAGNVMPDTDAAVLRDPTPCCPLLQETSTKEVSGENHQPIGDTSYLSRKEIQANEPSGISSRSSFSPVSASSHGELPPLPKFPCIAIDKNLDTLKNTKRQRKKILEDKREIKEDCSDAQPATSLSLLASETANSLLLESHTLQVPVPTDDLADQSAKSPIPSVPPSLTPNIGQETAQIVSKSSPAVPAGFVPHLSSNLICGIPVKKEGPLQPVTTVTYLISDITTLPNTSTPSLQPPSCNTESPVPMCVDSLPPILPAPLPNPSTHSPVSIVQPISSKTFASTIVANASTSTSKLTSGPGVFHMDTTPLSKAVIFRSPQESRMGAPSFPQGHCSLKQRCPAKSPVFTSPPGDQKTALLASVAVSTSLSLTDSESPPLQ